From a region of the Malania oleifera isolate guangnan ecotype guangnan chromosome 12, ASM2987363v1, whole genome shotgun sequence genome:
- the LOC131144084 gene encoding uncharacterized protein LOC131144084 — protein sequence MDAAAGATTRIKSGNILASPTTGRMANATNVIQQAWPSTRPEKLTLYAGSGSFSTTFPCHHQRCMVPNSRNGVLFLTHCSTKPGVDSDNATNKNAAIELGSSSTAQQPATPPQNQTLASGFTRGLLFDLGPKNSWDGVEIGSPVVKRYIGDDEERWYMWYHGRSDRSNASDSIGLAVSNNGIHWARGAEHVRSCGDAGLVMNCRNNWWAFDTEGVRPSELVIMSSPMYSAVYWLYYTGFSSEEVEFSEVPNFHLENPERIHRDDKKDENGANSKILKSLPGLACSQDGRHWARIEGDHHSGALFDVGSGKDWDSLFIAAPHVVIHNSDDLRMYYHSYDVENKQFAIGIARSRDGIRWVKLGKIIGGGLSGSFDELGVMNACVVRNKNDGNYLMAYEGVAADGNRSIGLAKSSDGLKNWIRAQIEPVLKPSTEDGWDNRGVGFPSLVQMDGNAEEWRLYYKGVGQEGRTGIGMAASEGSEITSFRRWAGFHL from the coding sequence ATGGACGCAGCTGCAGGAGCAACCACAAGAATCAAAAGTGGTAATATCCTTGCATCTCCTACCACTGGAAGAATGGCTAATGCAACAAACGTTATACAACAAGCGTGGCCTTCCACCAGACCAGAAAAGCTTACTCTCTATGCCGGCAGCGGATCTTTCAGCACTACCTTCCCATGCCACCACCAAAGATGCATGGTACCCAATTCTAGAAATGGTGTACTCTTCCTCACTCATTGCTCCACAAAACCAGGTGTTGACAGCGACAATGCAACAAATAAGAATGCTGCAATCGAACTCGGATCGAGTTCAACGGCCCAGCAGCCAGCAACTCCCCCTCAAAATCAAACACTTGCTTCTGGATTCACTAGAGGCTTACTGTTTGATTTGGGCCCCAAAAATTCATGGGATGGTGTAGAAATTGGATCACCAGTTGTTAAAAGATATATTGGTGACGATGAAGAAAGGTGGTATATGTGGTACCATGGAAGATCAGATAGAAGCAATGCCTCTGATTCAATTGGTTTAGCAGTTTCAAACAACGGAATTCACTGGGCAAGAGGAGCAGAACACGTTCGCTCATGCGGCGATGCAGGTTTGGTGATGAACTGCCGAAATAATTGGTGGGCCTTTGACACAGAGGGTGTCAGGCCTTCAGAGTTGGTCATCATGTCTAGTCCAATGTATAGTGCTGTTTACTGGCTTTATTACACTGGATTTAGTTCTGAAGAAGTAGAATTTTCAGAAGTTCCAAATTTCCATTTAGAAAACCCAGAAAGGATTCACCGCGAtgacaagaaagatgaaaatggtgCAAATAGCAAAATTTTGAAGTCTCTACCAGGGTTAGCATGCAGTCAAGATGGTAGGCACTGGGCCAGAATCGAAGGGGATCATCACTCTGGAGCTTTGTTTGATGTAGGGTCAGGAAAGGACTGGGATTCGCTGTTTATTGCAGCACCACATGTCGTTATACATAATAGCGATGATCTCAGGATGTATTATCATTCATATGATGTAGAAAATAAGCAGTTTGCTATTGGAATTGCAAGATCAAGAGATGGGATTAGATGGGTGAAATTGGGGAAGATAATAGGAGGAGGATTGAGTGGTTCTTTTGACGAGCTTGGGGTCATGAATGCATGCGTTGTAAGAAACAAGAATGATGGGAATTATTTAATGGCATATGAAGGTGTCGCCGCAGACGGAAATAGGAGTATTGGATTGGCAAAATCCTCAGATGGGCTGAAGAATTGGATTAGAGCTCAAATAGAACCTGTCCTCAAGCCTTCAACGGAAGATGGATGGGATAATAGAGGAGTTGGATTCCCAAGTCTGGTCCAGATGGATGGTAATGCAGAAGAATGGAGATTGTATTACAAAGGTGTTGGGCAAGAGGGAAGAACAGGAATTGGAATGGCAGCTTCTGAAGGCAGTGAAATCACAAGTTTCAGAAGATGGGCAGGATTTCATCTGTAA